From Bombus huntii isolate Logan2020A chromosome 4, iyBomHunt1.1, whole genome shotgun sequence, one genomic window encodes:
- the LOC126865236 gene encoding gamma-aminobutyric acid type B receptor subunit 1 isoform X2 has protein sequence MIGLVIFLTLTGAIGGSLPSDDADNVLHIGGIFPIRGKGGWQGGQACMPAVNLALDDVNREKNLLPGFILKLHSNDSECEPGLGASVMYNLLYYKPHKLMLLAGCSTVCTTVAEAAKMWNLVVLCYGASSPALSDRNRFPTLFRTHPSATVHNPTRIKLLQKFGWSRVAILQQAEEVFISTVEDLEARCKEAGIEIVTRQSFLSDPSDAVRNLRRQDARIIVGLFYVVAARRVLCELYHQNLYGKSYVWFFIGWYEDNWFEKNLETEGITCTIEQMRRAAEGHLTTEALMWNQNNDTTISGMTSEDFRQRLNKVLKESSFDIDNNHYPEGYQEAPLAYDAVWSVALAFNKTMEKLSKQGKSLKNFTYTNKEIADEIYSAINSTQFLGVSGYVAFSSQGDRIALTQIEQVVDGKYVKLGYYDTQSDNLTWRNMERWIGGKIPQDRTIVKTVLRTVSLPLFICMGTISSVGIVIALALIIFNIWNRHRRVIMSSHPVCNTIMLVGVIACLVSVFLLGIDGRFVAPWEYPAICQARSWMLSTGFTLAFGAMFSKVWRVHRLTTKTKADQAKKKVQPWKLYTMVSGLLAVDIALLVSWQVFDPLQRKMETFPLESSWFGDDDAMIRPELEHCESVHNNIWLGLVYSYKGIILVFGLFLAYETRSIKVKQINDSRYVGMSIYNVVVLCLITAPVTMVIASQQDANFAFVALAIIFCCFLSMALIFVPKVIEVIRHPKDKAESKYNPDVGMSKEDEERYQKLLSENDELQKLIAAKEEKIKLLKQTLAERDALKGGSGNVPKDSLIVADFVTGEGTSDSAIGGGISVYTQSSRASASDFEFSGSYL, from the exons ATGATAGGgcttgttatatttttaacgttgACGGGAGCGATCGGGGGTTCGTTACCTTCCGACGACGCCGACAATGTGTTGCATATCGGTGGCATTTTTCCCATACGAGGAAAGGGTGGATGGCAGGGTGGCCAG GCTTGCATGCCAGCAGTGAACCTGGCTCTAGACGATGTTAACCGtgaaaaaaatttgttacctGGATTCATACTGAAGCTTCACTCGAACGATAGCGAG TGCGAGCCAGGACTCGGTGCCTCGGTGatgtacaatttattatactaTAAACCACACAAATTAATGTTGTTAGCCGGATGTAGTACGGTATGTACGACCGTGGCTGAAGCAGCGAAGATGTGGAATCTGGTAGTG TTGTGTTACGGTGCATCATCTCCTGCGTTGTCGGATCGAAATCGGTTCCCGACACTTTTCAGGACACACCCGTCAGCCACGGTGCACAATCCCACGAGAATTAAACTGCTGCAAAAATTTGGCTGGTCTCGAGTGGCAATCTTGCAGCAAGCCGAAGAAGTGTTCATATCT ACCGTAGAAGATTTAGAGGCACGTTGCAAGGAAGCGGGAATAGAAATAGTTACGCGTCAGAGCTTCCTGTCCGACCCGTCGGACGCGGTGAGAAATCTGCGTCGCCAAGATGCCAGAATCATCGTCGGTTTGTTCTACGTGGTGGCCGCGAGAAGAGTTCTCTGCGAATTGTATCATCAGAATCTCTACGGCAAAAGTTACGTGTGGTTCTTCATCGGTTGGTACGAGGATAATTGGTTCGAGAAGAACTTGGAAACGGAGGGAATCACGTGCACGATAGAACAAATGAGGCGCGCGGCTGAAGGACACTTGACGACCGAGGCTCTCATGTGGAATCAAAATAACGACACGACAATCAGCGGGATGACTTCCGAGGATTTTAGGCAGAGATTAAACAAAGTGCTGAAGGAAAGCAGCTTTGACATCGATAACAATCACTACCCCGAAGGATATCAAGAAGCGCCCCTCGCTTACGACGCGGTTTGGTCGGTGGCGTTAG CTTTCAATAAAACAATGGAGAAGCTGAGTAAGCAAGGGAAGAGTCTAAAGAACTTCACCTACACCAACAAGGAGATAGCAGACGAAATTTACTCGGCGATCAACTCCACTCAGTTTCTAGGGGTATCT GGATACGTTGCGTTTAGTTCGCAAGGTGACAGAATCGCATTGACCCAAATCGAGCAAGTGGTCGATGGAAAGTACGTTAAGTTGGGATATTACGATACGCAAAGCGACAATCTGACTTGGAGGAATATGGAAAGGTGGATCGGTGGTAAAATACCTCAGGATAGGACCATCGTAAAGACCGTTCTAAGGACAGTCTCGTTGCCTTTGTTTATTTGCATGGGAACTATATCCTCGGTGGGAATCGTAATAGCGCTggcattaataatttttaatatatggAACAGGCACAGAAG GGTTATAATGTCGTCGCATCCTGTGTGCAATACAATAATGCTTGTTGGAGTGATAGCGTGTCTGGTGTCGGTGTTTCTGTTGGGAATCGATGGTAGATTCGTTGCACCCTGGGAATATCCAGCTATCTGCCAGGCCAGATCCTGGATGTTATCCACGGGATTTACTCTGGCGTTCGGCGCGATGTTTAGCAAAGTGTGGCGGGTGCACAGACTCACGACAAAGACGAAAGCCGATCAAGCGAAA AAGAAAGTTCAACCGTGGAAGCTGTATACGATGGTAAGCGGACTGTTAGCGGTTGATATAGCGTTGCTAGTCTCCTGGCAAGTATTCGATCCTTTGCAAAGAAAGATGGAAACCTTTCCGTTGGAGTCGTCTTGGTTTGGCGATGACGATGCAATGATCAGACCCGAGTTAGAGCATTGTGAGAGCGTACACAATAATATTTGGCTTG GTTTGGTTTACAGCTACAAAGGAATAATCCTGGTATTCGGGCTGTTTTTGGCGTACGAAACGAGGAGCATCAAAGTTAAACAGATCAATGATTCCAGATACGTCGGCATGTCGATATACAACGTGGTTGTTCTCTGTTTGATCACAGCACCGGTGACGATGGTGATCGCCAGCCAGCAAGATGCTAATTTCGCTTTCGTTGCACTCGCCATTATTTTCTGCTGTTTCTTAAGCATGGCGCTGATCTTTGTGCCTAAAGTGATCGAAGTGATCAGGCATCCGAAAGACAAGGCCGAATCCAAGTACAATCCGGACGTGGGCATGTCGAAGGAAGACGAGGAAAGGTATCAGAAGCTGCTTAGCGAGAACGACGAGCTTCAGAAACTGATCGCCGCG AAGGAAGAGAAGATCAAACTTCTAAAACAGACGTTGGCCGAGCGAGACGCGCTGAAAGGTGGCAGCGGAAACGTTCCGAAGGATTCGTTGATAGTCGCCGATTTTGTAACCGGCGAGGGGACTTCGGATAGCGCAATCGGTGGGGGTATTTCTGTTTATACTCAATCATCTCGAGCTTCTGCTTCTGACTTTGAGTTTTCAGGATCGTACTTGTAG
- the LOC126865258 gene encoding mediator of RNA polymerase II transcription subunit 22-like, whose amino-acid sequence MAAQRALPQSKEALLKSYTTRLKEDVKSMLENFEEIVKLAKGESDSQLSRMTQCEQDTYEMHVRAANIVRAGESLMKLVSDIKQYLILNDFPSVNEAIAQNSKLFRTKQAECDQKLASLRDDMAADLYDLEEEYYTSIYK is encoded by the exons atggCAGCACAGCGAGCATTGCCACAAAGCAAGGAGGCTTTGTTAAAGTCTTATACAACGAGATTAAAAGAGGATGTGAAATCCATGTTGGAGAATTTCGAAg AGATTGTAAAGCTAGCGAAAGGAGAAAGCGATTCCCAATTATCTCGGATGACACAATGCGAACAAGATACGTATGAAATGCACGTCAGGGCGGCGAATATCGTTCGCGCGGGAGAATCCCTGATGAAGCTAGTTTCCGATATAAAGCAATATTTGATACTCAACGATTTCCCATCTGTGAACGAAGCCATAGCACAAAATAGTAAATTATTCAGGACGAAACAAGCAGAATGCGATCAAAAGTTAGCGTCCTTGCGAGACGACATGGCCGCCGATTTATACGATTTGGAAGAGGAATATTACACGTCGATATACAAATAA
- the LOC126865236 gene encoding gamma-aminobutyric acid type B receptor subunit 1 isoform X4, whose amino-acid sequence MIGLVIFLTLTGAIGGSLPSDDADNVLHIGGIFPIRGKGGWQGGQACMPAVNLALDDVNREKNLLPGFILKLHSNDSECEPGLGASVMYNLLYYKPHKLMLLAGCSTVCTTVAEAAKMWNLVVLCYGASSPALSDRNRFPTLFRTHPSATVHNPTRIKLLQKFGWSRVAILQQAEEVFISTVEDLEARCKEAGIEIVTRQSFLSDPSDAVRNLRRQDARIIVGLFYVVAARRVLCELYHQNLYGKSYVWFFIGWYEDNWFEKNLETEGITCTIEQMRRAAEGHLTTEALMWNQNNDTTISGMTSEDFRQRLNKVLKESSFDIDNNHYPEGYQEAPLAYDAVWSVALAFNKTMEKLSKQGKSLKNFTYTNKEIADEIYSAINSTQFLGVSGYVAFSSQGDRIALTQIEQVVDGKYVKLGYYDTQSDNLTWRNMERWIGGKIPQDRTIVKTVLRTVSLPLFICMGTISSVGIVIALALIIFNIWNRHRRVIMSSHPVCNTIMLVGVIACLVSVFLLGIDGRFVAPWEYPAICQARSWMLSTGFTLAFGAMFSKVWRVHRLTTKTKADQAKLFMAKQKVSSIQKKVQPWKLYTMVSGLLAVDIALLVSWQVFDPLQRKMETFPLESSWFGDDDAMIRPELEHCESVHNNIWLGLVYSYKGIILVFGLFLAYETRSIKVKQINDSRYVGMSIYNVVVLCLITAPVTMVIASQQDANFAFVALAIIFCCFLSMALIFVPKVIEVIRHPKDKAESKYNPDVGMSKEDEERYQKLLSENDELQKLIAAKEEKIKLLKQTLAERDALKGGSGNVPKDSLIVADFVTGEGTSDSAIGSYL is encoded by the exons ATGATAGGgcttgttatatttttaacgttgACGGGAGCGATCGGGGGTTCGTTACCTTCCGACGACGCCGACAATGTGTTGCATATCGGTGGCATTTTTCCCATACGAGGAAAGGGTGGATGGCAGGGTGGCCAG GCTTGCATGCCAGCAGTGAACCTGGCTCTAGACGATGTTAACCGtgaaaaaaatttgttacctGGATTCATACTGAAGCTTCACTCGAACGATAGCGAG TGCGAGCCAGGACTCGGTGCCTCGGTGatgtacaatttattatactaTAAACCACACAAATTAATGTTGTTAGCCGGATGTAGTACGGTATGTACGACCGTGGCTGAAGCAGCGAAGATGTGGAATCTGGTAGTG TTGTGTTACGGTGCATCATCTCCTGCGTTGTCGGATCGAAATCGGTTCCCGACACTTTTCAGGACACACCCGTCAGCCACGGTGCACAATCCCACGAGAATTAAACTGCTGCAAAAATTTGGCTGGTCTCGAGTGGCAATCTTGCAGCAAGCCGAAGAAGTGTTCATATCT ACCGTAGAAGATTTAGAGGCACGTTGCAAGGAAGCGGGAATAGAAATAGTTACGCGTCAGAGCTTCCTGTCCGACCCGTCGGACGCGGTGAGAAATCTGCGTCGCCAAGATGCCAGAATCATCGTCGGTTTGTTCTACGTGGTGGCCGCGAGAAGAGTTCTCTGCGAATTGTATCATCAGAATCTCTACGGCAAAAGTTACGTGTGGTTCTTCATCGGTTGGTACGAGGATAATTGGTTCGAGAAGAACTTGGAAACGGAGGGAATCACGTGCACGATAGAACAAATGAGGCGCGCGGCTGAAGGACACTTGACGACCGAGGCTCTCATGTGGAATCAAAATAACGACACGACAATCAGCGGGATGACTTCCGAGGATTTTAGGCAGAGATTAAACAAAGTGCTGAAGGAAAGCAGCTTTGACATCGATAACAATCACTACCCCGAAGGATATCAAGAAGCGCCCCTCGCTTACGACGCGGTTTGGTCGGTGGCGTTAG CTTTCAATAAAACAATGGAGAAGCTGAGTAAGCAAGGGAAGAGTCTAAAGAACTTCACCTACACCAACAAGGAGATAGCAGACGAAATTTACTCGGCGATCAACTCCACTCAGTTTCTAGGGGTATCT GGATACGTTGCGTTTAGTTCGCAAGGTGACAGAATCGCATTGACCCAAATCGAGCAAGTGGTCGATGGAAAGTACGTTAAGTTGGGATATTACGATACGCAAAGCGACAATCTGACTTGGAGGAATATGGAAAGGTGGATCGGTGGTAAAATACCTCAGGATAGGACCATCGTAAAGACCGTTCTAAGGACAGTCTCGTTGCCTTTGTTTATTTGCATGGGAACTATATCCTCGGTGGGAATCGTAATAGCGCTggcattaataatttttaatatatggAACAGGCACAGAAG GGTTATAATGTCGTCGCATCCTGTGTGCAATACAATAATGCTTGTTGGAGTGATAGCGTGTCTGGTGTCGGTGTTTCTGTTGGGAATCGATGGTAGATTCGTTGCACCCTGGGAATATCCAGCTATCTGCCAGGCCAGATCCTGGATGTTATCCACGGGATTTACTCTGGCGTTCGGCGCGATGTTTAGCAAAGTGTGGCGGGTGCACAGACTCACGACAAAGACGAAAGCCGATCAAGCGAAA TTGTTCATGGCTAAACAAAAAGTTTCGTCCATACAGAAGAAAGTTCAACCGTGGAAGCTGTATACGATGGTAAGCGGACTGTTAGCGGTTGATATAGCGTTGCTAGTCTCCTGGCAAGTATTCGATCCTTTGCAAAGAAAGATGGAAACCTTTCCGTTGGAGTCGTCTTGGTTTGGCGATGACGATGCAATGATCAGACCCGAGTTAGAGCATTGTGAGAGCGTACACAATAATATTTGGCTTG GTTTGGTTTACAGCTACAAAGGAATAATCCTGGTATTCGGGCTGTTTTTGGCGTACGAAACGAGGAGCATCAAAGTTAAACAGATCAATGATTCCAGATACGTCGGCATGTCGATATACAACGTGGTTGTTCTCTGTTTGATCACAGCACCGGTGACGATGGTGATCGCCAGCCAGCAAGATGCTAATTTCGCTTTCGTTGCACTCGCCATTATTTTCTGCTGTTTCTTAAGCATGGCGCTGATCTTTGTGCCTAAAGTGATCGAAGTGATCAGGCATCCGAAAGACAAGGCCGAATCCAAGTACAATCCGGACGTGGGCATGTCGAAGGAAGACGAGGAAAGGTATCAGAAGCTGCTTAGCGAGAACGACGAGCTTCAGAAACTGATCGCCGCG AAGGAAGAGAAGATCAAACTTCTAAAACAGACGTTGGCCGAGCGAGACGCGCTGAAAGGTGGCAGCGGAAACGTTCCGAAGGATTCGTTGATAGTCGCCGATTTTGTAACCGGCGAGGGGACTTCGGATAGCGCAATCG GATCGTACTTGTAG
- the LOC126865236 gene encoding gamma-aminobutyric acid type B receptor subunit 1 isoform X1, which produces MIGLVIFLTLTGAIGGSLPSDDADNVLHIGGIFPIRGKGGWQGGQACMPAVNLALDDVNREKNLLPGFILKLHSNDSECEPGLGASVMYNLLYYKPHKLMLLAGCSTVCTTVAEAAKMWNLVVLCYGASSPALSDRNRFPTLFRTHPSATVHNPTRIKLLQKFGWSRVAILQQAEEVFISTVEDLEARCKEAGIEIVTRQSFLSDPSDAVRNLRRQDARIIVGLFYVVAARRVLCELYHQNLYGKSYVWFFIGWYEDNWFEKNLETEGITCTIEQMRRAAEGHLTTEALMWNQNNDTTISGMTSEDFRQRLNKVLKESSFDIDNNHYPEGYQEAPLAYDAVWSVALAFNKTMEKLSKQGKSLKNFTYTNKEIADEIYSAINSTQFLGVSGYVAFSSQGDRIALTQIEQVVDGKYVKLGYYDTQSDNLTWRNMERWIGGKIPQDRTIVKTVLRTVSLPLFICMGTISSVGIVIALALIIFNIWNRHRRVIMSSHPVCNTIMLVGVIACLVSVFLLGIDGRFVAPWEYPAICQARSWMLSTGFTLAFGAMFSKVWRVHRLTTKTKADQAKLFMAKQKVSSIQKKVQPWKLYTMVSGLLAVDIALLVSWQVFDPLQRKMETFPLESSWFGDDDAMIRPELEHCESVHNNIWLGLVYSYKGIILVFGLFLAYETRSIKVKQINDSRYVGMSIYNVVVLCLITAPVTMVIASQQDANFAFVALAIIFCCFLSMALIFVPKVIEVIRHPKDKAESKYNPDVGMSKEDEERYQKLLSENDELQKLIAAKEEKIKLLKQTLAERDALKGGSGNVPKDSLIVADFVTGEGTSDSAIGGGISVYTQSSRASASDFEFSGSYL; this is translated from the exons ATGATAGGgcttgttatatttttaacgttgACGGGAGCGATCGGGGGTTCGTTACCTTCCGACGACGCCGACAATGTGTTGCATATCGGTGGCATTTTTCCCATACGAGGAAAGGGTGGATGGCAGGGTGGCCAG GCTTGCATGCCAGCAGTGAACCTGGCTCTAGACGATGTTAACCGtgaaaaaaatttgttacctGGATTCATACTGAAGCTTCACTCGAACGATAGCGAG TGCGAGCCAGGACTCGGTGCCTCGGTGatgtacaatttattatactaTAAACCACACAAATTAATGTTGTTAGCCGGATGTAGTACGGTATGTACGACCGTGGCTGAAGCAGCGAAGATGTGGAATCTGGTAGTG TTGTGTTACGGTGCATCATCTCCTGCGTTGTCGGATCGAAATCGGTTCCCGACACTTTTCAGGACACACCCGTCAGCCACGGTGCACAATCCCACGAGAATTAAACTGCTGCAAAAATTTGGCTGGTCTCGAGTGGCAATCTTGCAGCAAGCCGAAGAAGTGTTCATATCT ACCGTAGAAGATTTAGAGGCACGTTGCAAGGAAGCGGGAATAGAAATAGTTACGCGTCAGAGCTTCCTGTCCGACCCGTCGGACGCGGTGAGAAATCTGCGTCGCCAAGATGCCAGAATCATCGTCGGTTTGTTCTACGTGGTGGCCGCGAGAAGAGTTCTCTGCGAATTGTATCATCAGAATCTCTACGGCAAAAGTTACGTGTGGTTCTTCATCGGTTGGTACGAGGATAATTGGTTCGAGAAGAACTTGGAAACGGAGGGAATCACGTGCACGATAGAACAAATGAGGCGCGCGGCTGAAGGACACTTGACGACCGAGGCTCTCATGTGGAATCAAAATAACGACACGACAATCAGCGGGATGACTTCCGAGGATTTTAGGCAGAGATTAAACAAAGTGCTGAAGGAAAGCAGCTTTGACATCGATAACAATCACTACCCCGAAGGATATCAAGAAGCGCCCCTCGCTTACGACGCGGTTTGGTCGGTGGCGTTAG CTTTCAATAAAACAATGGAGAAGCTGAGTAAGCAAGGGAAGAGTCTAAAGAACTTCACCTACACCAACAAGGAGATAGCAGACGAAATTTACTCGGCGATCAACTCCACTCAGTTTCTAGGGGTATCT GGATACGTTGCGTTTAGTTCGCAAGGTGACAGAATCGCATTGACCCAAATCGAGCAAGTGGTCGATGGAAAGTACGTTAAGTTGGGATATTACGATACGCAAAGCGACAATCTGACTTGGAGGAATATGGAAAGGTGGATCGGTGGTAAAATACCTCAGGATAGGACCATCGTAAAGACCGTTCTAAGGACAGTCTCGTTGCCTTTGTTTATTTGCATGGGAACTATATCCTCGGTGGGAATCGTAATAGCGCTggcattaataatttttaatatatggAACAGGCACAGAAG GGTTATAATGTCGTCGCATCCTGTGTGCAATACAATAATGCTTGTTGGAGTGATAGCGTGTCTGGTGTCGGTGTTTCTGTTGGGAATCGATGGTAGATTCGTTGCACCCTGGGAATATCCAGCTATCTGCCAGGCCAGATCCTGGATGTTATCCACGGGATTTACTCTGGCGTTCGGCGCGATGTTTAGCAAAGTGTGGCGGGTGCACAGACTCACGACAAAGACGAAAGCCGATCAAGCGAAA TTGTTCATGGCTAAACAAAAAGTTTCGTCCATACAGAAGAAAGTTCAACCGTGGAAGCTGTATACGATGGTAAGCGGACTGTTAGCGGTTGATATAGCGTTGCTAGTCTCCTGGCAAGTATTCGATCCTTTGCAAAGAAAGATGGAAACCTTTCCGTTGGAGTCGTCTTGGTTTGGCGATGACGATGCAATGATCAGACCCGAGTTAGAGCATTGTGAGAGCGTACACAATAATATTTGGCTTG GTTTGGTTTACAGCTACAAAGGAATAATCCTGGTATTCGGGCTGTTTTTGGCGTACGAAACGAGGAGCATCAAAGTTAAACAGATCAATGATTCCAGATACGTCGGCATGTCGATATACAACGTGGTTGTTCTCTGTTTGATCACAGCACCGGTGACGATGGTGATCGCCAGCCAGCAAGATGCTAATTTCGCTTTCGTTGCACTCGCCATTATTTTCTGCTGTTTCTTAAGCATGGCGCTGATCTTTGTGCCTAAAGTGATCGAAGTGATCAGGCATCCGAAAGACAAGGCCGAATCCAAGTACAATCCGGACGTGGGCATGTCGAAGGAAGACGAGGAAAGGTATCAGAAGCTGCTTAGCGAGAACGACGAGCTTCAGAAACTGATCGCCGCG AAGGAAGAGAAGATCAAACTTCTAAAACAGACGTTGGCCGAGCGAGACGCGCTGAAAGGTGGCAGCGGAAACGTTCCGAAGGATTCGTTGATAGTCGCCGATTTTGTAACCGGCGAGGGGACTTCGGATAGCGCAATCGGTGGGGGTATTTCTGTTTATACTCAATCATCTCGAGCTTCTGCTTCTGACTTTGAGTTTTCAGGATCGTACTTGTAG
- the LOC126865236 gene encoding gamma-aminobutyric acid type B receptor subunit 1 isoform X3 — MIGLVIFLTLTGAIGGSLPSDDADNVLHIGGIFPIRGKGGWQGGQACMPAVNLALDDVNREKNLLPGFILKLHSNDSECEPGLGASVMYNLLYYKPHKLMLLAGCSTVCTTVAEAAKMWNLVVLCYGASSPALSDRNRFPTLFRTHPSATVHNPTRIKLLQKFGWSRVAILQQAEEVFISTVEDLEARCKEAGIEIVTRQSFLSDPSDAVRNLRRQDARIIVGLFYVVAARRVLCELYHQNLYGKSYVWFFIGWYEDNWFEKNLETEGITCTIEQMRRAAEGHLTTEALMWNQNNDTTISGMTSEDFRQRLNKVLKESSFDIDNNHYPEGYQEAPLAYDAVWSVALAFNKTMEKLSKQGKSLKNFTYTNKEIADEIYSAINSTQFLGVSGYVAFSSQGDRIALTQIEQVVDGKYVKLGYYDTQSDNLTWRNMERWIGGKIPQDRTIVKTVLRTVSLPLFICMGTISSVGIVIALALIIFNIWNRHRRVIMSSHPVCNTIMLVGVIACLVSVFLLGIDGRFVAPWEYPAICQARSWMLSTGFTLAFGAMFSKVWRVHRLTTKTKADQAKLFMAKQKVSSIQKKVQPWKLYTMVSGLLAVDIALLVSWQVFDPLQRKMETFPLESSWFGDDDAMIRPELEHCESVHNNIWLGLVYSYKGIILVFGLFLAYETRSIKVKQINDSRYVGMSIYNVVVLCLITAPVTMVIASQQDANFAFVALAIIFCCFLSMALIFVPKVIEVIRHPKDKAESKYNPDVGMSKEDEERYQKLLSENDELQKLIAAKEEKIKLLKQTLAERDALKGGSGNVPKDSLIVADFVTGEGTSDSAIETDQVG; from the exons ATGATAGGgcttgttatatttttaacgttgACGGGAGCGATCGGGGGTTCGTTACCTTCCGACGACGCCGACAATGTGTTGCATATCGGTGGCATTTTTCCCATACGAGGAAAGGGTGGATGGCAGGGTGGCCAG GCTTGCATGCCAGCAGTGAACCTGGCTCTAGACGATGTTAACCGtgaaaaaaatttgttacctGGATTCATACTGAAGCTTCACTCGAACGATAGCGAG TGCGAGCCAGGACTCGGTGCCTCGGTGatgtacaatttattatactaTAAACCACACAAATTAATGTTGTTAGCCGGATGTAGTACGGTATGTACGACCGTGGCTGAAGCAGCGAAGATGTGGAATCTGGTAGTG TTGTGTTACGGTGCATCATCTCCTGCGTTGTCGGATCGAAATCGGTTCCCGACACTTTTCAGGACACACCCGTCAGCCACGGTGCACAATCCCACGAGAATTAAACTGCTGCAAAAATTTGGCTGGTCTCGAGTGGCAATCTTGCAGCAAGCCGAAGAAGTGTTCATATCT ACCGTAGAAGATTTAGAGGCACGTTGCAAGGAAGCGGGAATAGAAATAGTTACGCGTCAGAGCTTCCTGTCCGACCCGTCGGACGCGGTGAGAAATCTGCGTCGCCAAGATGCCAGAATCATCGTCGGTTTGTTCTACGTGGTGGCCGCGAGAAGAGTTCTCTGCGAATTGTATCATCAGAATCTCTACGGCAAAAGTTACGTGTGGTTCTTCATCGGTTGGTACGAGGATAATTGGTTCGAGAAGAACTTGGAAACGGAGGGAATCACGTGCACGATAGAACAAATGAGGCGCGCGGCTGAAGGACACTTGACGACCGAGGCTCTCATGTGGAATCAAAATAACGACACGACAATCAGCGGGATGACTTCCGAGGATTTTAGGCAGAGATTAAACAAAGTGCTGAAGGAAAGCAGCTTTGACATCGATAACAATCACTACCCCGAAGGATATCAAGAAGCGCCCCTCGCTTACGACGCGGTTTGGTCGGTGGCGTTAG CTTTCAATAAAACAATGGAGAAGCTGAGTAAGCAAGGGAAGAGTCTAAAGAACTTCACCTACACCAACAAGGAGATAGCAGACGAAATTTACTCGGCGATCAACTCCACTCAGTTTCTAGGGGTATCT GGATACGTTGCGTTTAGTTCGCAAGGTGACAGAATCGCATTGACCCAAATCGAGCAAGTGGTCGATGGAAAGTACGTTAAGTTGGGATATTACGATACGCAAAGCGACAATCTGACTTGGAGGAATATGGAAAGGTGGATCGGTGGTAAAATACCTCAGGATAGGACCATCGTAAAGACCGTTCTAAGGACAGTCTCGTTGCCTTTGTTTATTTGCATGGGAACTATATCCTCGGTGGGAATCGTAATAGCGCTggcattaataatttttaatatatggAACAGGCACAGAAG GGTTATAATGTCGTCGCATCCTGTGTGCAATACAATAATGCTTGTTGGAGTGATAGCGTGTCTGGTGTCGGTGTTTCTGTTGGGAATCGATGGTAGATTCGTTGCACCCTGGGAATATCCAGCTATCTGCCAGGCCAGATCCTGGATGTTATCCACGGGATTTACTCTGGCGTTCGGCGCGATGTTTAGCAAAGTGTGGCGGGTGCACAGACTCACGACAAAGACGAAAGCCGATCAAGCGAAA TTGTTCATGGCTAAACAAAAAGTTTCGTCCATACAGAAGAAAGTTCAACCGTGGAAGCTGTATACGATGGTAAGCGGACTGTTAGCGGTTGATATAGCGTTGCTAGTCTCCTGGCAAGTATTCGATCCTTTGCAAAGAAAGATGGAAACCTTTCCGTTGGAGTCGTCTTGGTTTGGCGATGACGATGCAATGATCAGACCCGAGTTAGAGCATTGTGAGAGCGTACACAATAATATTTGGCTTG GTTTGGTTTACAGCTACAAAGGAATAATCCTGGTATTCGGGCTGTTTTTGGCGTACGAAACGAGGAGCATCAAAGTTAAACAGATCAATGATTCCAGATACGTCGGCATGTCGATATACAACGTGGTTGTTCTCTGTTTGATCACAGCACCGGTGACGATGGTGATCGCCAGCCAGCAAGATGCTAATTTCGCTTTCGTTGCACTCGCCATTATTTTCTGCTGTTTCTTAAGCATGGCGCTGATCTTTGTGCCTAAAGTGATCGAAGTGATCAGGCATCCGAAAGACAAGGCCGAATCCAAGTACAATCCGGACGTGGGCATGTCGAAGGAAGACGAGGAAAGGTATCAGAAGCTGCTTAGCGAGAACGACGAGCTTCAGAAACTGATCGCCGCG AAGGAAGAGAAGATCAAACTTCTAAAACAGACGTTGGCCGAGCGAGACGCGCTGAAAGGTGGCAGCGGAAACGTTCCGAAGGATTCGTTGATAGTCGCCGATTTTGTAACCGGCGAGGGGACTTCGGATAGCGCAATCG AAACGGACCAGGTTGGCTGA